In Herpetosiphonaceae bacterium, the genomic stretch AGGCACGGAGACACACAGGAACTGCCACAGTTCTCCGTGTCTCCGTGCCTCTGATACTTCCAGAACATCGCGGCGCAACCGAAGCTGAGGGACACCTTTCACCCTCAGCCGAGGAGGCTCCGATGATGCTCCACGCGATCGACCTGCACAAGCGCGTACTGCAGGTGGCGTCGATGCACGCCCACGACGAAGAAGGCCGTATCATGGAGACCCGCATGCCGGCATGCAGGCGGGCCCTCGACGCCTACCTGCGGCAGTGGCCGGGAATTCGTCATCGGGTGGTGGTCGAGGCGACCGGGGCTTGGTACTGGGTGGCCGATGTCCTGGCGGACCACAAGGCCGAGCTGGAACTGGCGCATCCGGCGAAGGTGCGGGCGATCACCGAAGCCAAGGTAAAGACCGACGGGCGCGATACGCGCACCCTGCTGACGATGCTGAGGCTGAACATGGTTCCGAGGGCGCACGTGATCTCGCGGGAGCTGCGCGGACTGCGCGACCTGCTGCGCACGCGGCTTCAGCTGGTGGGGAAGCGTACGTCGGCGCTGAACAGCATCGCTCGGCTGCTGGAGAAGTACAACTGCGCGACGGTGCTGGGGCTGCCGGAGCTCGCCCAGGAGCAGGCCGGCTACCTCGAGGGGCAGATCGAGCTGCTCGAAGCGCAGACCAAGGCGCTGGAGAAGCGCATCCACCGCGAGCTGAAGCCGAACGAGACGGTCCGCCGGCTGCGCCGGATCCCGGGGATCGGACGTCTCAACGCGTGGACGCTCTACCTGGAGATCGACGGGATCGACCGCTTCCCGTCCGAGCGGCAGTTCTTCTCCTACTGCCGTGTCGCGCCCGGGGCCGACAACTCCGGCGGCCGGAGC encodes the following:
- a CDS encoding IS110 family transposase, which gives rise to MMLHAIDLHKRVLQVASMHAHDEEGRIMETRMPACRRALDAYLRQWPGIRHRVVVEATGAWYWVADVLADHKAELELAHPAKVRAITEAKVKTDGRDTRTLLTMLRLNMVPRAHVISRELRGLRDLLRTRLQLVGKRTSALNSIARLLEKYNCATVLGLPELAQEQAGYLEGQIELLEAQTKALEKRIHRELKPNETVRRLRRIPGIGRLNAWTLYLEIDGIDRFPSERQFFSYCRVAPGADNSGGRSRSKRSRAGNLYLKLAFSHAAVRAKQRYAEIGAAFQKKLRKKNEALARAWLRKELARIVFHVLKDDVEYDNTFRGVTLSRPKRA